A region from the Coffea eugenioides isolate CCC68of chromosome 9, Ceug_1.0, whole genome shotgun sequence genome encodes:
- the LOC113782332 gene encoding protein FAR1-RELATED SEQUENCE 5-like, protein MDCSKLAENGTPELGMEFNSEEDAYKFYNKYAFKMGFSVRKDYLNKDKDGVTTSRRYSCCKEGVKRKYEGDVMPKRTRAPTKTGCGAKMVIVLFRGTMKYRVHDLVLEHNHELHIAQCAHMMPSQRKVSVAQGFQAEISEDAGLSLKQSHELMGTEAGGMGNVGYTRDDLKRYLRTRRGMSLKYGEAGSMLNYFQEQTLENPSFFHAVQLDCEEQITNIFWADAGMLIDYNFFGDVVTFDTTYKRNKEYRPLGVFVDFNQHRQIVIFGAALMYDETIDSFKWVFGTFLVAMCGKHPSTILTDQDHAMAAALSIVMPETFHGLCTFHIRRNFMKHLGNHYKENSDLPYMFGACIYEFEEVEQFNRVWEAMVKKHNLENNEWLSGLYKIRDKWARCMMKERWTAGMRSTQLSKSLNAAIKNHLKLDHDLVQFFRHFNRVVDEKRHNELISEYEMRQKLPMVGLRQTPMLVHASKTYSPTVFVAFQNEYDESTAMVILRQQDAAMFVEFAVMRYDGGPERIVVFNRNDLSVRCSCKKYENEGILCGHALKVFDTVGIKIIPPEYIKRRWTKRARAGDCFDRRG, encoded by the coding sequence ATGGATTGCAGTAAATTGGCAGAAAATGGGACCCCTGAGTTAGGAATGGAGTTCAACAGTGAAGAGGATGCGTACAAGTTTTACAACAAGTATGCCTTTAAAATGGGTTTCAGTGTACGTAAAGACTATCTGAATAAAGATAAAGACGGCGTGACCACGTCTAGGAGATATAGTTGCTGCAAGGAAGGTGTGAAACGCAAGTACGAAGGTGATGTGATGCCAAAGAGGACACGAGCGCCGACGAAAACAGGGTGTGGAGCTAAGATGGTTATCGTGTTGTTTAGAGGGACAATGAAGTACCGTGTGCATGACCTTGTCTTAGAGCATAATCATGAGTTGCACATTGCTCAATGTGCTCACATGATGCCATCACAAAGAAAAGTGAGTGTGGCTCAAGGATTCCAAGCTGAAATAAGCGAGGATGCTGGGCTTTCATTGAAACAGAGCCATGAGCTTATGGGAACGGAAGCAGGTGGGATGGGTAATGTGGGATATACTCGGGATGATCTTAAACGATATCTTCGAACGAGACGGGGAATGAGCTTGAAATATGGAGAAGCAGGTAGCATGCTGAATTATTTTCAAGAGCAAACACTCGAGAATCCATCCTTTTTTCATGCCGTACAGCTGGACTGTGAAGAACAAATAACGAATATCTTTTGGGCTGATGCAGGAATGTTAATTGACTACAACTTTTTTGGAGACGTAGTCACATTCGACACAACCtacaaaagaaataaagaatacCGGCCACTTGGAGTATTTGTGGATTTTAACCAGCATAGACAAATTGTGATATTCGGTGCTGCGCTTATGTATGATGAGACGATAGATTCTTTCAAATGGGTGTTTGGTACATTTCTAGTAGCAATGTGCGGAAAACATCCAAGTACCATACTAACCGACCAAGATCACGCCATGGCAGCCGCTCTTTCAATTGTCATGCCTGAAACATTTCATGGTCTATGTACGTTTCACATAAGGCGTAATTTTATGAAACATCTTGGCAATCACTACAAGGAAAATAGTGATCTTCCATACATGTTTGGTGCCTGCATATATGAGTTTGAAGAAGTGGAACAATTCAATAGGGTGTGGGAGGCGATGGTGAAGAAACACAatcttgaaaataatgaatggcTCTCCGGGTTGTATAAAATTCGTGATAAATGGGCAAGGTGCAtgatgaaagaaagatggaCCGCGGGAATGCGAAGCACCCAACTCAGCAAAAGCCTAAATGCAGCaattaaaaatcatttgaaactggATCATGACCTTGTGCAGTTCTTTAGACATTTCAATCGGGTGGTTGATGAAAAGAGACATAATGAACTGATCTCAGAATATGAAATGAGGCAAAAGCTCCCCATGGTAGGGTTAAGGCAAACACCTATGCTTGTGCATGCATCAAAGACGTATTCACCAACCGTATTTGTTGCATTCCAAAATGAATATGACGAGTCAACAGCTATGGTTATATTGAGACAACAAGATGCAGCGATGTTTGTGGAGTTTGCGGTCATGAGGTATGATGGAGGACCTGAAAGAATAGTAGTATTCAATCGGAATGATCTAAGTGTACGTTGCAGTTGCAAAAAATACGAGAATGAAGGCATTTTATGTGGGCACGCGTTGAAGGTGTTTGATACCGTGGGCATAAAAATAATTCCTCCTGAATACATTAAGAGGCGATGGACAAAAAGAGCTCGGGCTGGAGACTGTTTTGATCGGCGAGGATAG